Proteins encoded together in one Mobula birostris isolate sMobBir1 chromosome 9, sMobBir1.hap1, whole genome shotgun sequence window:
- the LOC140203236 gene encoding SEC14-like protein 5 isoform X2: MVQKYQSPVRVYKYTFEMVMAAYEKRFPMCPLIPVFLGSEKLSEYKNEDGSLQIVERSCKLNVEAPRLLKKIAGVEHVYFIQKNTLNWKERTLLIEAHNETFANRVLVNEVCSYSVHPDNEDWTCFEQSASLDIKSFFGFESTVEKIAMRQYTANVKRGKEVIEHYLMELTAQGTRHIPRWTPPVSAPAADVVPVSSHPAPVSLTPLGTEPPDTEVDGTPGEAAGSLCEPTASDAAKLDTDYIERYLGRLSPMQESCLIQLRQWLQETHKGKIPKDQHILRFLRSRDFNLERTHEILCQSLTWRKQNQLDHILEIWRPPPVLQDYYAGGWHYHDRDGRPLYILRLGQMDTKGLLKALGEEAILRHVLSINEDGQRRCEENTRVFGRPITSWTCLVDMEGLNMRHLWRPGVKTLLRIIEVVEANYPETLGRLLILRAPRVFPVLWTLVSPFINENTRQKFLVYSGSNFQGAGGLLDYIEKDLLPDFLGGDCLCNIPEGGMVPKSLYQSEETLDNTDHIRLWTETIYQSANIFKGAPHEKVIEILEPASVITWDFDILKGDVVFNIFHSKRPLMAHCRDAAGSISAFAVGNNVQLIDRSWVLGKDYSSVESPLICREGESIQGSHVTRWPGSYILQWKMLTPSPCNSNLPRVDDVLASLQVSSYKCKIMFYTEVLASEDFRGSMSSLESCHSGFSQLSAATTSSSQSHSSSLISR, translated from the exons GCTTATGAGAAGAGATTCCCAATGTGCCCGCTGATCCCAGTTTTCCTGGGAAGTGAGAAACTCAGTGAGTACAAGAATGAGGATGGCTCGCTGCAGATTGTGGAGCGAAGCTGCAAGCTGAACGTGGAGGCCCCTCGGCTGCTGAAGAAG ATCGCAGGAGTGGAGCACGTCTACTTTATCCAGAAGAACACACTCAACTGGAAGGAGCGAACGCTGCTGATCGAGGCTCACAATGAGACGTTCGCCAACCGGGTCCTGGTCAATGAGGTCTGCAGTTACAGC GTTCACCCAGACAATGAGGATTGGACCTGCTTCGAACAGTCTGCATCGCTGGACATCAAGTCGTTCTTTGGCTTTGAGAGCACAGTGGAGAAGATTGCAATGAGACAATACACAGCCAATGTCAAGAGG GGTAAGGAGGTTATCGAGCACTACCTAATGGAACTGACAGCACAGGGAACTCGACACATCCCTCGCTGGACTCCTCCTGTGTCGGCCCCTGCCGCTGACGTGGTGCCAGTGTCCAGTCATCCTGCACCAGTGTCCTTGACGCCTCTCGGAACGGAGCCACCGGACACAGAGGTGGATGGCACACCGGGGGAGGCAGCGGGCAGCCTGTGTGAACCCACAGCATCTGATG CCGCCAAGCTCGATACCGACTACATTGAGCGCTACCTGGGCCGTCTGTCTCCGATGCAAGAGAGCTGCCTGATCCAACTGCGCCAGTGGCTGCAAGAGACACACAAAGGCAAG ATTCCCAAGGATCAGCACATTCTGCGTTTCCTGAGGTCACGGGACTTTAACCTGGAGAGGACGCATGAGATCCTGTGTCAGTCCCTCACGTGGCGTAAGCAGAACCAGCTGGACCACATCCTTGAGATATGGCGGCCTCCCCCAGTCCTGCAGGATTACTATGCAGGGGGGTGGCACTATCATGACCGAG ATGGCCGGCCACTTTACATCCTGCGTCTGGGACAGATGGACACCAAGGGGCTACTGAAAGCTCTCGGGGAGGAGGCCATTCTGCGGCAC gtGCTGTCCATCAACGAGGACGGCCAGCGGAGGTGTGAGGAGAACACCAGAGTCTTTGGGCGTCCCATCAC TTCCTGGACGTGTCTGGTGGACATGGAGGGGTTGAACATGAGGCACCTATGGCGGCCGGGAGTGAAAACGCTGCTCAGgatcattgaggtggtggaggcaaattaCCCTGAGACCCTGGGGCGTTTGCTCATCCTCCGAGCCCCCCGAGTCTTCCCCGTGCTGTGGACATTG GTCAGTCCATTCATCAACGAAAACACCCGGCAGAAGTTCCTCGTCTACAGCGGCAGCAACTTTCAGGGCGCTGGAGGTCTCCTCGATTACATCGAGAAGGACCTCCTTCCCGACTTCCTGGGTGGGGACTGCCTG TGCAATATCCCAGAGGGAGGAATGGTCCCCAAATCCTTATACCAGTCCGAGGAAACGCTGGATAACACGGATCACATCCGACTCTGGACAGAAACCATTTACCAGTCTGCCAACATTTTCAAAGGAGCTCCACACGAG AAGGTGATTGAGATTCTCGAACCCGCATCGGTCATCACCTGGGACTTCGACATACTGAAGGGTGACGTGGTGTTCAACATCTTCCATTCCAAGCGACCGTTGATGGCCCATTGCCGGGACGCGGCTGGCTCAATCAGTGCGTTTGCTGTCGGCAACAACGTGCAGCTGATAGACAGGAGCTGGGTGCTGGGGAAGGACTACAGCTCCGTGGAGTCACCGCTCATCTGCCGCGAGGGAGAGAGCATCCAG GGCTCACACGTGACCCGCTGGCCTGGCTCCTACATCCTACAGTGGAAGATGTTGACACCAAGCCCGTGCAACTCCAATCTTCCTCGTGTTGACGACGTCTTAGCCAGCCTGCAGGTTTCCTCCTACAAGTGTAAAATTATGTTCTACACGGAAGTATTGGCATCAGAGGACTTCAG GGGCTCCATGTCCAGTCTCGAGTCCTGTCATAGCGGCTTCTCGCAGCTCAGTGCCGCCACTACCTCGTCCAGCCAGTCACACAGCAGCTCCCTCATCTCCAGGTAG
- the LOC140203236 gene encoding SEC14-like protein 5 isoform X1 has protein sequence MVQKYQSPVRVYKYTFEMVMAAYEKRFPMCPLIPVFLGSEKLSEYKNEDGSLQIVERSCKLNVEAPRLLKKIAGVEHVYFIQKNTLNWKERTLLIEAHNETFANRVLVNEVCSYSVHPDNEDWTCFEQSASLDIKSFFGFESTVEKIAMRQYTANVKRGKEVIEHYLMELTAQGTRHIPRWTPPVSAPAADVVPVSSHPAPVSLTPLGTEPPDTEVDGTPGEAAGSLCEPTASDAAKLDTDYIERYLGRLSPMQESCLIQLRQWLQETHKGKIPKDQHILRFLRSRDFNLERTHEILCQSLTWRKQNQLDHILEIWRPPPVLQDYYAGGWHYHDRDGRPLYILRLGQMDTKGLLKALGEEAILRHVLSINEDGQRRCEENTRVFGRPITSWTCLVDMEGLNMRHLWRPGVKTLLRIIEVVEANYPETLGRLLILRAPRVFPVLWTLVSPFINENTRQKFLVYSGSNFQGAGGLLDYIEKDLLPDFLGGDCLCNIPEGGMVPKSLYQSEETLDNTDHIRLWTETIYQSANIFKGAPHEKVIEILEPASVITWDFDILKGDVVFNIFHSKRPLMAHCRDAAGSISAFAVGNNVQLIDRSWVLGKDYSSVESPLICREGESIQGSHVTRWPGSYILQWKMLTPSPCNSNLPRVDDVLASLQVSSYKCKIMFYTEVLASEDFRGSMSSLESCHSGFSQLSAATTSSSQSHSSSLISRDKMQDKKLKRLQSQKV, from the exons GCTTATGAGAAGAGATTCCCAATGTGCCCGCTGATCCCAGTTTTCCTGGGAAGTGAGAAACTCAGTGAGTACAAGAATGAGGATGGCTCGCTGCAGATTGTGGAGCGAAGCTGCAAGCTGAACGTGGAGGCCCCTCGGCTGCTGAAGAAG ATCGCAGGAGTGGAGCACGTCTACTTTATCCAGAAGAACACACTCAACTGGAAGGAGCGAACGCTGCTGATCGAGGCTCACAATGAGACGTTCGCCAACCGGGTCCTGGTCAATGAGGTCTGCAGTTACAGC GTTCACCCAGACAATGAGGATTGGACCTGCTTCGAACAGTCTGCATCGCTGGACATCAAGTCGTTCTTTGGCTTTGAGAGCACAGTGGAGAAGATTGCAATGAGACAATACACAGCCAATGTCAAGAGG GGTAAGGAGGTTATCGAGCACTACCTAATGGAACTGACAGCACAGGGAACTCGACACATCCCTCGCTGGACTCCTCCTGTGTCGGCCCCTGCCGCTGACGTGGTGCCAGTGTCCAGTCATCCTGCACCAGTGTCCTTGACGCCTCTCGGAACGGAGCCACCGGACACAGAGGTGGATGGCACACCGGGGGAGGCAGCGGGCAGCCTGTGTGAACCCACAGCATCTGATG CCGCCAAGCTCGATACCGACTACATTGAGCGCTACCTGGGCCGTCTGTCTCCGATGCAAGAGAGCTGCCTGATCCAACTGCGCCAGTGGCTGCAAGAGACACACAAAGGCAAG ATTCCCAAGGATCAGCACATTCTGCGTTTCCTGAGGTCACGGGACTTTAACCTGGAGAGGACGCATGAGATCCTGTGTCAGTCCCTCACGTGGCGTAAGCAGAACCAGCTGGACCACATCCTTGAGATATGGCGGCCTCCCCCAGTCCTGCAGGATTACTATGCAGGGGGGTGGCACTATCATGACCGAG ATGGCCGGCCACTTTACATCCTGCGTCTGGGACAGATGGACACCAAGGGGCTACTGAAAGCTCTCGGGGAGGAGGCCATTCTGCGGCAC gtGCTGTCCATCAACGAGGACGGCCAGCGGAGGTGTGAGGAGAACACCAGAGTCTTTGGGCGTCCCATCAC TTCCTGGACGTGTCTGGTGGACATGGAGGGGTTGAACATGAGGCACCTATGGCGGCCGGGAGTGAAAACGCTGCTCAGgatcattgaggtggtggaggcaaattaCCCTGAGACCCTGGGGCGTTTGCTCATCCTCCGAGCCCCCCGAGTCTTCCCCGTGCTGTGGACATTG GTCAGTCCATTCATCAACGAAAACACCCGGCAGAAGTTCCTCGTCTACAGCGGCAGCAACTTTCAGGGCGCTGGAGGTCTCCTCGATTACATCGAGAAGGACCTCCTTCCCGACTTCCTGGGTGGGGACTGCCTG TGCAATATCCCAGAGGGAGGAATGGTCCCCAAATCCTTATACCAGTCCGAGGAAACGCTGGATAACACGGATCACATCCGACTCTGGACAGAAACCATTTACCAGTCTGCCAACATTTTCAAAGGAGCTCCACACGAG AAGGTGATTGAGATTCTCGAACCCGCATCGGTCATCACCTGGGACTTCGACATACTGAAGGGTGACGTGGTGTTCAACATCTTCCATTCCAAGCGACCGTTGATGGCCCATTGCCGGGACGCGGCTGGCTCAATCAGTGCGTTTGCTGTCGGCAACAACGTGCAGCTGATAGACAGGAGCTGGGTGCTGGGGAAGGACTACAGCTCCGTGGAGTCACCGCTCATCTGCCGCGAGGGAGAGAGCATCCAG GGCTCACACGTGACCCGCTGGCCTGGCTCCTACATCCTACAGTGGAAGATGTTGACACCAAGCCCGTGCAACTCCAATCTTCCTCGTGTTGACGACGTCTTAGCCAGCCTGCAGGTTTCCTCCTACAAGTGTAAAATTATGTTCTACACGGAAGTATTGGCATCAGAGGACTTCAG GGGCTCCATGTCCAGTCTCGAGTCCTGTCATAGCGGCTTCTCGCAGCTCAGTGCCGCCACTACCTCGTCCAGCCAGTCACACAGCAGCTCCCTCATCTCCAG